TTGCATTGGGACATTCTGCGTCTACTGCATGAGGTTAAAACAGGGATTCGTTATGCTTACCATGCTGGCTATCAACCGGAATCGATTGGAATTGATACTTGGGGGGTCGACTTTGGTTTATTGGACGTGAACGGTGAATTACTAGGTAATCCTTATCACTACCGAGATCGGCAAACCGAAGGTAAGATCGAAGAAGTAACCGAGCGTATTGGAGCGGTTGAGTTATATCAGCAAACTGGACTACAGAATATGCCGTTTAATACAATCTATCAGCTCTATGCGATGAGTCAATCAAGGTCAGTGCAGCTTGGTGTCGCAAGGCATTTGCTGATGATCTCCGATCTGCTCGCGTATCTGCTGACGGGGCGTCGAGCGATTGAATATACGATGGCGACGACAACGCAATTGTTTCATCCATCTAAACGTGTATGGAATACGAGCCTTATGGACGCTCTCTCTATTCCATCCCGGTTATTCTCGGAGCCGATTCAACCCGGAGACACAATAGGTCCTTTGACGGCGAATGTCTGCGAGGAGCTAGGTGTTGCTCCCATCGATGTCATTGCAGCAGCTCATGACACGGCCTTAGCGGTAGTAGCTGTTCCGGCAGGTGACGAGCCTTTCGCTTATCTGGTGTGCGGTACTTGGAACGTGTTGGGAACGGAGCTTGCTGAGCCCTTAATAAATGCAGACACTGCGAGATTGGCATTTTCCAATGAAGGAGGAGCCTTCGGAACCATTCAGCTACTTAAAACACTCATGGGTTTATGGATCATTCAGGAATGCAAGCGCGAATGGGAGGAGGGTGGAAATGCAATCAGTTATGCAGAGCTTGCTCTTCAAGCTCGCAAAGCTCCGGCATTCGTAAGCTTTATCAATCCAGACGATCTACGATTCTATCCTCCACATGGCATGGTCGGAAGAATTCAAGCTTTCTGTCAAGAGACCGGACAGCATGTTCCTGTGAGTGAAGGCGAAGTGATGCGCTGCGTGATAGAAAGCTTGGCACTGCGATACCGATACACCCTTGAGGAATTGGAACTGGTGACAGGTTCTAGATTTGGTGGTTTACATATGGTTGGGGGTGGCATTCAGAATGAGCTGCTCTGCCAATTGACTGCAAGTGCCATCGGACGTCCCGTATGGGTAGGGCCGACCGAAGCAAGTGTAATAGGTAATATGCTCACGCAGCTTATCGCGTCGGGTAAGTGCCAGAATCTTGCTGATGCACGTAGGCTCGTTAAGGGATCTTTTCCGGTGACTGTCTATGAGCCTCAAATCGATGTGCCATGGGAAGAAGCTTACGAACGATTCATACTACTACTTGGAGAGGTGTAATTCGTGAATACAAAAGCACGCTTGAAACGGATGTTCAGCGAAGAAGGCAAATGCTTTGATGTCGCCATTGACCATGGCTTTTTTAACGAGTATTCATTCTTGTCTTCTATTGAAGATATGAAGCAGGCAGTTGAGACGGTTGTTCAAGCGAATCCAGATTGTATCCAATTAAGCGTAGGGCAGGCCAAACACCTGCAAAATATTCCAGGAAAGCTTAAGCCAGGTCTTGTCCTGCGTACAGATGCTGCGAATATTTATGGTGCACAGTTACCGAAATTTCTGTTCAGCGAAATCATCGACAATGCCATCGAGCATGCCGTTCAATTAGATGCAGTAGCCGTATGTGTTAACCTGTTGCTTTTACCCGAACAGCCAGAGCTACATCATCAATGTGTAAAAAATATAATGAAGCTTAAGAGCGATGCCGAGCGGTACGGAATGGTTCTGATGGTTGAACCACTTGTCATGTTACCGAATGAGGTCAAAGGTGGATATATGGTAGATGGGGATATCAACAAAATTATGCCACTTGTTCGTCAAGCCGTAGAGCTAGGTGCAGATGTCATTAAAGCCGACCCAAGTGACAATGTTGAAGAATATCATCGTGTAATTGAAGTGGCTTCAGGAGTACCGGTTCTCGTACGCGGGGGCGGACGTGCTTCGGATGAAGAAATTGTAAACCGTACAGCTCGTCTGATGGGACAAGGTGCTTCGGGCATTGTCTATGGACGGAATGTGATTCAGCATCCGACTCCTGGACGTATGACGAAAGCGCTCATGCAAATCGTTCATAAAGGTGCTTCAGCTGAGATGGCATTAGCAATTCTGAATAGAGAAGGTGTTTAATGTGGCTGAAGATAAGGTGAAAAATAAGGTTATCCGCTTCGGGGTCATCGGATGTGGATTGATGGGCAAGGAATTTGCTAGCGCCGTGGCGCGCTGGTGCCATCTTACCGACGTGAATTTTGAACCTCAGATTATCGCGATATGTGACGCCAATTCGGCTGCATCGGCATGGTTTGTTCGTGCTGTCCCAAGTGTGAAATACGTGTATGTCGACTATAAGGATATGCTCGCCAATACGGAGGTGGATGCGATTTATTGCGCAGTTCCGCATAATCTGCACGAGCAAATATATATAGATATTATTAGCGCAGGCAAGCATCTACTAGGCGAAAAGCCGTTCGGCATAGACAAGGAAGCGAATGAACGAATTTTACAGACGATTGCGGACCATCCGCAGGTCATTGTTCGTTGCTCATCGGAGTTTCCATTCTACCCTGGCGCGATGCACATCACGAAATGGGTTAAAGAAGGGCGGTTTGGCCGCATAATTGAGGTGGAAGCAGGCTTCTGGCATTCTAGCGATCTTGATCCGAGTAAGCCAATAAACTGGAAAAGACGGATAGCTACGAACGGCGAGTATGGTTGTATGGGGGATCTTGGGCTACATGTTTTGCACCTGCCATTAAGATTTGGGTGGCAACCGCAAAGTGTCAGGGCGCTACTCAACAAGATCGTAGAGGAACGTCCCGATGGGCAAGGGGGGATGGCACCTTGCGAAACATGGGATAACGCGATTCTTGCTTGTGATGTGCTTACGGAAACGCAGCAATTTCCAATGATCCTTTCTACGAAACGAATTGCACCCGGCCATGCCAATACATGGTTTATTCGAATACAAGGCACCGAATTTTCTGCAGAATTTACGACCAAAAATCCCAAACAGGTCGCATCTCTTCCATATGTACCCGGAGGAACTCAAGCTTGGCACGTTGCTGATGTCCCCTATCATTCGGCATATGGCACGATAACTGGGGGAATATTCGAATTCGGTTTTTCAGACTCCATTCTGCAAATGTGGGCGGCTTTCTGCGACGAGCTAGTAAATGGTAGAGAAGGAATGCTGCAGCCGTTTCAATGCGCTCTTCCGGAGGAAGCGGCTGGCAGCCATGATTTGTTTACAGCGGCGCTGGAATCGAACCGTTCGGGGGATACGATTAGGTTATATTAATTTTTCTTTACTTGACAAATAGTATTGTTTATACTGTTTATAACAGATCTCGCCCGCGCCTCTGCTTGCATGCGTAACTAGGGCGAGCCATTTTTTTATATAGGGGCAATTCACTTGAATATACCTAATAATAAATTGAAACCGGCGATAACATATGAAGATCAAGTTGAACTTTTACGAAGCCGTGGTCTTATAATTGAAGATAGTAAGAAGGCTGTAGATACTCTAAAAAGAATAAATTATTATAGGTTAACTGCGTATACATTATCTTTTAAGAGGGATAATGTTTTTTTTGAGGGTACTACATTCAATACAATTCTAAGACATTATGAGTTTGATTCGAAGCTAAGAAATATATTGATGGAAATTATCGAGCATGTGGAGATAGCATTTAGAACCCATATTGCATATCTCATTGGTCATAAATATCACCCATTAGGGTATCAAGACTATACAATTTTTAGGTCCGAAGAGCATCATAAAGATTTTATTGCGGAATTAGAAAAAGGACTTAGTTTATCGAAGGATCCCTTTGTGACTCATCACCATGAGAACAAGGAAGGCATTTTCCCAGTATGGGTTGCATTTGAAGTGTTAATGTTCTCTGGTCTTTCGAAGCTATTTAAGAATTTACAGGTTCCTGATCAGCGTGCAATTGCGCAAGAATATTATGGTGTTCATCATGAGGAGATTTCAAGCTGGCTCTACGCACTGACTGTTGTTAGGAATCGTTGCGCTCATTATAATAGATTGTTTAATCAATCACTACCGATTAAGCCGAGATTTAGGCATGTTGATAAAAAACTAGAAATACATGAAAATTCGTTGTTCGCTGTCATTTTTAATCTCAAATATTTAATTACAGATAATACTTATTGGCGTATATGGGTTATTAAGCTTGAGTCATTAATAGGAGAATATAGGGATGTAGATATACGTAGGTTAGGATTTAAAGAAGATTGGTACGCATTGATTACAGTGAAATAATCGTTGCGATAACTTTATTGTAGTTAGGTGGAAGATACCTTGGGATTCAATATTCAAGATAAATTTGTTGTTGCAATAGCTTCTAGTGCTCTATTCGATCTATCTGAATCTGATGAAGTCTTTAGGAATCTAGGAGAAGAAGGATATAGAAAGTACCAACGGGAAAATGAAACCAATACACTCGGTAAAGGAGTCGCTTTCCCCCTTATTAAGAGATTGCTTAAGGTGAATGGTTCTACTCCTGAGGACCAACCCGTTGAGGTTGTATTATTATCGAGAAATGATCCGGATACGGGATTACGAGTGTTAAAATCAATAGAATCTTACAGGCTCCCAATTAGTCGTGCTGTTTTTGTTACTGGAAATAACCCGTTTTTGTATATGGAAGCTTTTAACGCATCCCTATTTTTATCTGGAAACCCTAATGATGTTAAACAAGCCATAGAGCTTGGGCTGCCTGCAGGCTGTGTCTATCCTACAGATTTTGTAGATGATGAAGAGGATGAAGTGCTTAGATTGGCGTTCGATTTTGATGGCATTATTGCGGATGATTCAGCTGAAGTTGTCTATCAACACGGTGCAATAAAGTTATTTCATCAACATGAGAGATTAAAGGCGGGGGAGCCTTTGCCAGCGGGACCTTTGCTGAGGTTTTTCCTTGAGATTTCTAATCTGACTAAGAGGGAACTGCAGAAAAAACAGGCAGATCCAAATTACATTCCACGAATTCGTATAGCAATTGCAACAGCAAGGAACGCGCCTGCACATGAACGTGTGATTGCTACCCTTAGGAAATTGGATATTATCGTTGATGAGGCTTTTTTCCTGGGTGGTATAGATAAAAATCGAGTTTTGAAAATATTTAAGCCGCATATATTTTTTGATGATCAGGTTGGGCATATTGCAGATGTGGCAAGAATAGCTCCTTCGGTTCATGTGCCATTTGGAGTTACAAATCAGGAACCAAAGAAAACGATTAGGCTTCAGGAAAACTAGATGAAGCCAGTAATGTATTTGTTAAAGAAAGCTCGTAATTTCCCTTATAAGGAATTACGGGTTTTCTTTTTTACTCTTCTGTTTACGCATCACGTTTCAAAATATTAACCATTCCCTTTCTCTACTAGAAACAAAAGGGAATTTATTGCGTAAAAGACTAGGTGCACTGAAAAGTAATATTACGCAATGTATATATTGAGGAGATGAGCATTTCGATGTTGTTTCGCAGGTTGACTCGATCCAGTTTACTTATTCTAGCTTTCCTCATACTTTTACCGCAATCTCAATCCTTTGGCGAATCGTATCGAACTTACTTGAAGCCTTTAACCATTAAATCCACAAAGACGATCAAGCCTACATACGACGTTATTGTAGCTGGCACTGACCCGGAGGGCATTGTAGCAGCGATTTCAGCAGCACGAAACAATTTGAAGGTACTCCTTGTCGATGGTAAGAACCGTAGGAAGCTAGGCGGTCTGATGACATTAGGTTGGCTGAACACTTTGGATTTGAACAAATCACCGGTCGTGAATAAGAAATACCCGTCTCCTTATTTAAATGGGGGGATATTTCAAGAATGGTTTAACTTAATAGAAGGAACATCGTTCGACGTTGAGAGGGCGACGAATGCTTTTCATAATTTGACGCTAAGTGAACCGAACATAGATATATTGATGAACGTCAAGGTGATGCAACCAGTTGTTGCGAATAATGCCGTAACAGGAATGCGGATCGTCAAGGAGGATGGAAAAGAAATCAATGTAAATGCAGTCAGCATCATTGATGCAACACAGGACGCAGATATCGCGGCTGCCGCAGGAGCTCCTTTCACATGGGGATGGAAGGACATTGGTGAACCGAATGCGCAAATGGCCGTTACGCTCGTGTTTAAGCTCAGTGGTGTAACAGATGCGATTTGGCAAGAGCTGTCTCATAAGGTGGGTTCAGATTCGCGGAGCATATGGGGCTACAAGGAAGTTAAGAAATATCAATCGTCCAATCCTACTCGCGTCAAAATGCGAGGGCTGAACATCGGCCGGGAAGACAACGGGACGATCCTAATCAACAGCATGCAAATTTATGGTGTCAATCCATTGGATCCAGCTTCCGTTCAGGAGGGTATGCGAATCGGCGCCAAAGAAGCTCCATTGATCGTCGATTATTTGAAGAAGAATTACAAGGGCTTCAGAAAGCTGAAATATGCGGGTGTTGCTCCCGAGCTTTACATTAGGGAATCTCGTCATATAGAGGGTGAATATCGCCTCACGATGGCAGATTTAATGAATAACCGTGATCAATGGGACGCGATCGCTTATGGGTCCTACGAAGTAGAT
This portion of the Cohnella abietis genome encodes:
- a CDS encoding rhamnulokinase, with amino-acid sequence MSRQTAVLAFDLGAGSGRAFIGEWIKDEGTPPKLEMQEIHRFPNQAIHVGDHLHWDILRLLHEVKTGIRYAYHAGYQPESIGIDTWGVDFGLLDVNGELLGNPYHYRDRQTEGKIEEVTERIGAVELYQQTGLQNMPFNTIYQLYAMSQSRSVQLGVARHLLMISDLLAYLLTGRRAIEYTMATTTQLFHPSKRVWNTSLMDALSIPSRLFSEPIQPGDTIGPLTANVCEELGVAPIDVIAAAHDTALAVVAVPAGDEPFAYLVCGTWNVLGTELAEPLINADTARLAFSNEGGAFGTIQLLKTLMGLWIIQECKREWEEGGNAISYAELALQARKAPAFVSFINPDDLRFYPPHGMVGRIQAFCQETGQHVPVSEGEVMRCVIESLALRYRYTLEELELVTGSRFGGLHMVGGGIQNELLCQLTASAIGRPVWVGPTEASVIGNMLTQLIASGKCQNLADARRLVKGSFPVTVYEPQIDVPWEEAYERFILLLGEV
- a CDS encoding class I fructose-bisphosphate aldolase gives rise to the protein MNTKARLKRMFSEEGKCFDVAIDHGFFNEYSFLSSIEDMKQAVETVVQANPDCIQLSVGQAKHLQNIPGKLKPGLVLRTDAANIYGAQLPKFLFSEIIDNAIEHAVQLDAVAVCVNLLLLPEQPELHHQCVKNIMKLKSDAERYGMVLMVEPLVMLPNEVKGGYMVDGDINKIMPLVRQAVELGADVIKADPSDNVEEYHRVIEVASGVPVLVRGGGRASDEEIVNRTARLMGQGASGIVYGRNVIQHPTPGRMTKALMQIVHKGASAEMALAILNREGV
- a CDS encoding Gfo/Idh/MocA family protein, yielding MAEDKVKNKVIRFGVIGCGLMGKEFASAVARWCHLTDVNFEPQIIAICDANSAASAWFVRAVPSVKYVYVDYKDMLANTEVDAIYCAVPHNLHEQIYIDIISAGKHLLGEKPFGIDKEANERILQTIADHPQVIVRCSSEFPFYPGAMHITKWVKEGRFGRIIEVEAGFWHSSDLDPSKPINWKRRIATNGEYGCMGDLGLHVLHLPLRFGWQPQSVRALLNKIVEERPDGQGGMAPCETWDNAILACDVLTETQQFPMILSTKRIAPGHANTWFIRIQGTEFSAEFTTKNPKQVASLPYVPGGTQAWHVADVPYHSAYGTITGGIFEFGFSDSILQMWAAFCDELVNGREGMLQPFQCALPEEAAGSHDLFTAALESNRSGDTIRLY
- a CDS encoding Abi family protein, which translates into the protein MNIPNNKLKPAITYEDQVELLRSRGLIIEDSKKAVDTLKRINYYRLTAYTLSFKRDNVFFEGTTFNTILRHYEFDSKLRNILMEIIEHVEIAFRTHIAYLIGHKYHPLGYQDYTIFRSEEHHKDFIAELEKGLSLSKDPFVTHHHENKEGIFPVWVAFEVLMFSGLSKLFKNLQVPDQRAIAQEYYGVHHEEISSWLYALTVVRNRCAHYNRLFNQSLPIKPRFRHVDKKLEIHENSLFAVIFNLKYLITDNTYWRIWVIKLESLIGEYRDVDIRRLGFKEDWYALITVK
- a CDS encoding 5'-nucleotidase, with protein sequence MGFNIQDKFVVAIASSALFDLSESDEVFRNLGEEGYRKYQRENETNTLGKGVAFPLIKRLLKVNGSTPEDQPVEVVLLSRNDPDTGLRVLKSIESYRLPISRAVFVTGNNPFLYMEAFNASLFLSGNPNDVKQAIELGLPAGCVYPTDFVDDEEDEVLRLAFDFDGIIADDSAEVVYQHGAIKLFHQHERLKAGEPLPAGPLLRFFLEISNLTKRELQKKQADPNYIPRIRIAIATARNAPAHERVIATLRKLDIIVDEAFFLGGIDKNRVLKIFKPHIFFDDQVGHIADVARIAPSVHVPFGVTNQEPKKTIRLQEN
- a CDS encoding FAD-dependent oxidoreductase; its protein translation is MTRSSLLILAFLILLPQSQSFGESYRTYLKPLTIKSTKTIKPTYDVIVAGTDPEGIVAAISAARNNLKVLLVDGKNRRKLGGLMTLGWLNTLDLNKSPVVNKKYPSPYLNGGIFQEWFNLIEGTSFDVERATNAFHNLTLSEPNIDILMNVKVMQPVVANNAVTGMRIVKEDGKEINVNAVSIIDATQDADIAAAAGAPFTWGWKDIGEPNAQMAVTLVFKLSGVTDAIWQELSHKVGSDSRSIWGYKEVKKYQSSNPTRVKMRGLNIGREDNGTILINSMQIYGVNPLDPASVQEGMRIGAKEAPLIVDYLKKNYKGFRKLKYAGVAPELYIRESRHIEGEYRLTMADLMNNRDQWDAIAYGSYEVDIQSIAYNIGGSVVMHPMQYGVPFRSIVPKKVDGLLVVGRSASFDTLPHGSARVIPLGMATGEAAGVAAKLAKERKLTFRQLSKSKESIEELQNRLTKQGMDLRVRPFEKPEYMKGSAYPGLLTAVSLYVATGGYENAWKLDEPAKKKKLANIINRLKKMYPDKFPNKQSFDHSTKEEPISLDLLTSRITEVAGMTHKGGSSTDFMLRSKWLNKKTLDEIKNKDRLTVGELYKLIRDFMDYYLHVTFK